One Huiozyma naganishii CBS 8797 chromosome 4, complete genome genomic region harbors:
- the FIS1 gene encoding Fis1p (similar to Saccharomyces cerevisiae FIS1 (YIL065C); ancestral locus Anc_7.255), giving the protein MPSKINFLPTLTDANEALYPQQLEILRQQVVSEGGDDATIQSRFNYAWGLIKSVDVNDNRLGIKLLTDIYKESPARRRECLYYLTIGCYKINEFTMAKRYVDALYAHEPHNQQVVALKKMVEDKIQRETLKGVVIGAGVIAGVATLVGMLSRSRKR; this is encoded by the coding sequence ATGCCATCGAAGATTAACTTTCTCCCCACACTGACAGACGCGAACGAGGCGCTGTACCCGCAGCAGTTGGAGATACTGCGGCAACAAGTGGTCAGTGAGGGCGGGGACGATGCGACGATCCAATCCAGGTTCAACTACGCGTGGGGGCTGATCAAGTCCGTGGACGTCAACGACAACAGACTGGGCATCAAGCTGCTGACGGACATCTACAAGGAGAGTCCCGCCAGGCGGAGGGAGTGTCTGTACTACTTGACCATCGGGTGCTATaagatcaacgagttcaCGATGGCCAAGCGATATGTCGACGCATTGTATGCACACGAGCCACACAACCAGCAGGTTGTTGCGCTGAAGAAAATGGTGGAGGACAAGATCCAACGAGAGACGCTCAAGGGTGTGGTCATTGGTGCTGGGGTTATTGCGGGCGTTGCCACTCTGGTTGGTATGTTGTCGAGATCTAGAAAAAGGTGA
- the KNAG0D01580 gene encoding uncharacterized protein (similar to Saccharomyces cerevisiae YER064C and VHR1 (YIL056W); ancestral locus Anc_7.246), producing MPGYSSSHGITAKIRKEINFMDELKWREFSSRRLELINKFQLSEYKASEQDQNIKHIANVLRTEFRFPLSAQSQFEKLVTAAVQSVRRNRRRSSRRHSATAAGGGGGGGGGVLTPAARKPSLPGPLKQETLQGLLVTPLPSDTNIATPMTKVLPPPAAISLHTTNNSSISPRSALYHHAPPQFPSHKIETQQQPPKNPETVQNTGTVNEHLIKTVILDIVNNVIPLAEQSKMDITSRGPNLLSFIQQETPQGSQPQTQPARTLNLDKPNSMGSGGGLIPFFLKEKLLLSVQRSKTCFDISKQTESVSQYNSNLINMGHSAILISIQFIMERFFPHIKFASAEYIMQQTTAPELLSTLSTNLFDPATRSNLAVQHTGTKLALLHVIIGAIIKDFGFDPTLYQLSEIFNHIIITKYPLPRTGGTPPPDTLPVDPRSTVLATLSMKPQAANSEVCRKVKIRFNSKEQDFMFPLLSNGPPTVVEIVENCKKLFGVVSDCGSPLGIFYMEQLIGDDLKLAKLFNDLSTECLILELQRI from the coding sequence ATGCCAGGGTACAGTAGTTCGCATGGGATAACGGCAAAGATAAGAAAGGAGATTAACTTCATGGACGAGTTGAAGTGGAGGGAGTTCTCCTCCAGGAGACTGGAACTGATCAACAAATTCCAACTCAGCGAGTACAAGGCAAGTGAGCAGGATCAGAATATAAAACATATAGCAAACGTGCTGAGAACAGAGTTTAGGTTCCCGCTCTCTGCACAATCacagtttgaaaaattggTCACCGCGGCAGTACAGTCCgtgagaagaaacagaagaaggtCGTCAAGGAGACACTCGGCCACTGCAGCGGGTGGGGGCGGTGGCGGTGGGGGCGGGGTCCTTACCCCCGCTGCAAGGAAGCCAAGTCTTCCGGGACCCttgaaacaagaaactTTGCAAGGCCTCCTGGTGACACCGTTGCCAAGCGATACAAATATAGCAACACCAATGACTAAAGTCCTGCCACCACCAGCGGCTATCTCTTTACACACAACCAATAATAGCTCCATTTCGCCGCGTTCTGCATTGTACCATCACGCCCCGCCACAATTCCCAAGCCACAAAATAGagacacaacaacaacccCCAAAGAACCCAGAGACCGTGCAGAACACGGGCACCGTGAATGAACACCTTATCAAGACAGTGATACTGGATATTGTTAACAACGTGATACCACTCGCGGAACAATCGAAAATGGATATCACCTCGAGGGGGCCCAACCTTCTCTCCTTTATACAACAGGAAACCCCACAGGGATCACAGCCACAGACGCAACCAGCGCGCACTTTGAACCTCGATAAGCCAAACAGTATGGGTTCTGGAGGTGGACTCATTccctttttcttgaaggagaaactACTGCTGAGCGTCCAGAGGTCCAAGACATGCTTCGACATATCGAAGCAAACGGAATCAGTCTCTCAATACAACAGCAACTTGATCAACATGGGTCACTCGGCAATACTCATATCAATTCAGTTCATAATGGAGAGATTCTTCCCACACATAAAATTCGCATCCGCAGAATACATAATGCAACAGACAACCGCACCGGAGCTCCTCTCAACTCTTTCCACTAACTTATTCGACCCTGCAACGAGAAGCAATCTCGCTGTACAGCACACGGGGACAAAACTCGCTTTGCTCCACGTCATAATCGGCGCCATCATCAAGGATTTCGGGTTTGACCCAACTCTATACCAGCTGAGCGAGATCTTCAACCATATCATTATCACAAAATACCCGCTGCCCAGGACTGGGGGGACTCCACCGCCGGACACACTGCCCGTAGACCCACGGAGCACAGTGCTCGCGACGCTGTCCATGAAACCGCAGGCGGCTAACAGCGAGGTGTGCAGGAAAGTCAAGATAAGGTTCAACTCGAAGGAACAGGATTTCATGTTCCCGTTGCTCAGTAATGGGCCTCCAACGGTCGTCGAAATCGTGGAAAATTGTAAGAAACTGTTCGGAGTTGTATCAGACTGTGGCAGCCCCCTCGGTATATTCTACATGGAACAACTCATTGGTGACGACTTGAAGTTggcaaaacttttcaacGATCTCTCCACTGAATGCCTCATTTTAGAGTTACAAAGAATTTAA
- the ACF4 gene encoding Acf4p (similar to Saccharomyces cerevisiae ACF4 (YJR083C); ancestral locus Anc_7.451) yields MQPPASQRQDPAVDDQLLYTLAAKQREMSELESRMAVLRKEVAELESQVCESRGYRPEGNGGAGLPRDPVKLAEIATTTTNRLWRGLVDKFNEFNVAEDEFDDKQKKDRRYKEYYIKEAYDFDEDEIEEESRKEMSFARGKPRREAPESSTHRM; encoded by the coding sequence ATGCAACCACCGGCGAGTCAGAGGCAAGACCCGGCAGTGGATGATCAGTTGCTGTACACTCTTGCTGCGAAACAGCGGGAGATGTCTGAATTGGAGTCCCGGATGGCTGTGCTGCGCAAGGAGGTCGCTGAATTGGAGTCCCAAGTGTGCGAGTCCCGCGGTTACCGCCCAGAGGGCAACGGCGGTGCTGGGCTGCCCCGGGACCCTGTAAAACTGGCGGAAATTGccacgacgacgacgaacaGGCTCTGGAGGGGTCTTGTCGACAAGttcaacgagttcaacgTCGCGgaggacgagttcgacgacaagcagaagaaggaccGGCGGTACAAGGAGTACTACATCAAAGAGGCCTACGATttcgacgaggatgagATAGAAGAGGAGTCGCGCAAAGAGATGTCCTTCGCACGGGGGAAACCGCGTAGAGAAGCTCCAGAATCCAGCACCCATCGTATGTAA
- the KNAG0D01500 gene encoding uncharacterized protein (similar to Saccharomyces cerevisiae CSN12 (YJR084W); ancestral locus Anc_7.452), protein MDAVDVSGYFQERYYDEKFIDFLQWNSENGKRTIYTLNTYNDDTVLELYNAVMQLRTVVLPEMRSLKNVNPKRRKRRTVQVLVKVHETLERELKLLVRLIDRKPLMNWLLYPLFTVARSLYSNAKKFEDGTAYVESCGRAVHRCFTMCLQDKNEENWRLNKRQGVYFFVVLEFQIYHRLHNYDMIKNLVKAVETHQRMGQIPSPRDSMLSMFRALMVTYHYYMGLYFCSQTVQYDKAYEFLLLSYLDCPAATPTTRGPQETKILRLLFPCALVSRRLVLKRRDPFQDALIRTINRGDIPGFKTLVQANELQLLREGTYLPTSKLVHLVNLQYVKRAVEQRTGGGTQVPLQTVPQLTECDIALLISSGSIKGYLSHGHACLVLSKTNAFPPLQRR, encoded by the coding sequence ATGGATGCTGTTGATGTCAGTGGGTACTTCCAGGAGAGGTACTATGATGAGAAATTCATTGACTTCCTGCAGTGGAACTCCGAGAACGGGAAACGGACGATATACACGTTGAACACGTACAATGATGACACGGTACTGGAGTTGTACAATGCTGTGATGCAATTGCGGACCGTCGTGTTGCCCGAAATGCGCTCTTTGAAGAATGTGAACCCGAAGAGACGCAAACGGCGGACCGTCCAAGTGTTGGTGAAGGTGCACGAGACGCTGGAGCGCGAATTGAAGTTGCTCGTGCGGTTGATCGACCGGAAGCCACTGATGAACTGGCTACTGTACCCGCTGTTCACTGTGGCGCGATCCCTGTACAGCAACGCCAAGAAGTTTGAAGATGGGACTGCGTACGTGGAGTCCTGTGGCCGAGCCGTGCACCGGTGCTTCACGATGTGTCTACAGGACAAGAACGAGGAGAATTGGCGTCTGAACAAGCGGCAAGGTGTGTACTTCTTCGTGGTGCTTGAGTTTCAGATATACCACCGGCTGCACAACTACGACATGATCAAGAACCTCGTGAAGGCAGTGGAGACGCACCAACGGATGGGCCAGATCCCATCCCCCCGGGACAGTATGCTGAGCATGTTCCGCGCCCTCATGGTCACTTACCACTACTACATGGGCCTGTATTTCTGCTCGCAGACGGTGCAGTACGACAAGGCGTACGAATTCTTGTTGCTGTCGTACTTGGACTGCCCAGCAGCCACCCCCACGACGAGGGGGCCACAAGAGACGAAAATCCTACGACTACTATTCCCCTGTGCGCTAGTGTCCCGGCGACTGGTCCTGAAACGCAGAGACCCGTTCCAAGACGCATTGATCCGCACGATAAACCGCGGGGACATCCCCGGATTCAAGACCCTCGTGCAAGCGAACGAATTGCAATTGCTGAGGGAGGGCACGTACTTGCCCACAAGCAAGCTAGTGCACTTAGTCAACCTACAGTACGTGAAGCGGGCTGTCGAACAACGCACAGGCGGTGGGACACAGGTGCCCCTCCAGACGGTCCCGCAACTCACCGAGTGCGACATCGCACTGCTCATCAGCTCCGGGTCCATCAAAGGATACCTCTCACACGGCCACGCGTGTCTTGTGCTGAGCAAGACGAACGCCTTCCCACCGTTGCAGCGGCGATGA
- the EFM4 gene encoding Efm4p (similar to Saccharomyces cerevisiae YIL064W; ancestral locus Anc_7.254) gives MQDTTQLNKSKLGTKQYWDDFYAVERKNFKANEEDTGECWFDDNDAEQKMVDFLSDNIEQYSIESGSSMIDLGTGNGHLLFELAENDFAGPMLGVDYSEESVQFANEIAQSRGLSSTITFEQADIFSDDWSPGEFDIVLDKGTLDAIALSGLQIGNKSVVECYSTVVEKLLKDGGVFLITSCNFTQEELTKIIETDNLKVWETVDYPVFEFGGVKGTPICTIAFVKGVL, from the coding sequence ATGCAGGACACTACACAGCTAAACAAGTCTAAGCTGGGTACCAAACAGTACTGGGACGACTTCTACGCTGTAGAAAGGAAGAATTTCAAGGCAAATGAGGAGGATACCGGTGAATGCTGGTTTGACGACAATGATGCAGAGCAGAAGATGGTAGACTTTCTTTCGGACAACATCGAACAATATTCGATTGAAAGTGGATCGTCGATGATCGATTTGGGTACGGGGAATGGCCACCTACTGTTTGAATTGGCCGAGAACGATTTTGCTGGGCCGATGTTGGGAGTCGATTATTCggaagaaagtgttcagTTTGCAAACGAGATTGCGCAAAGCAGAGGTCTTTCTAGCACAATTACATTCGAACAGGCGGATATATTCAGCGATGATTGGAGCCCTGGGGAGTTTGATATTGTGCTGGATAAGGGGACTCTGGATGCAATTGCCCTCAGTGGGCTGCAGATCGGGAATAAATCTGTAGTAGAGTGCTACAGTACTGTCGtggagaaactgttgaaaGATGGGGGTGTGTTTCTCATAACTTCTTGTAATTTTACTCAGGAGGAATTGACCAAGATCATAGAGACGGACAATTTAAAAGTGTGGGAGACGGTCGACTACCCAGTGTTTGAGTTTGGCGGTGTCAAGGGTACGCCAATCTGCACAATTGCATTTGTGAAGGGTGTCTTGTGA
- the KNAG0D01570 gene encoding uncharacterized protein (similar to Saccharomyces cerevisiae YER067W and YIL057C; ancestral locus Anc_7.248) translates to MPKGNKKVKGPKVNTVITKQGEELKVFEDLGDFETYLKNETDDDEFDNQHCQVRYYPPFILQETKNGDPERIKDTANCHSKKFVRHLHHHVEKHLLKEIGAALTLDNLKFTDKSKDAQFDKVTWHYVEKDCFVKDRNFTLQVDVSCTNDTAMVDVDYRTVPVREPPAEEQQQQQNDSLI, encoded by the coding sequence ATGCCAAAGGGGAACAAGAAAGTCAAGGGTCCAAAAGTCAACACCGTGATCACGAAACAGGGGGAGGAGCTGAAAGTGTTTGAGGATCTCGGTGATTTTGAAACctacttgaagaacgagaCGGACGATGACGAGTTCGACAACCAGCACTGTCAAGTGCGGTACTACCCGCCGTTCATCTTGCAGGAGACTAAAAACGGGGACCCAGAACGCATAAAGGACACTGCAAACTGTCACTCCAAGAAATTCGTTAGGCATCTACACCACCACGTCGAAAAACACTTGCTCAAGGAGATAGGCGCGGCGTTGACGCTAGATAATCTCAAGTTTACAGACAAGTCGAAGGACGCACAGTTTGATAAAGTCACCTGGCACTACGTCGAGAAGGACTGTTTTGTCAAGGACAGAAACTTCACTTTGCAAGTGGACGTGTCGTGTACTAACGACACTGCTATGGTGGACGTGGACTACAGAACTGTCCCAGTGAGGGAGCCGCCTGCTgaggaacagcaacaacaacagaacgATAGTCTCATATAA
- the STE18 gene encoding Ste18p (similar to Saccharomyces cerevisiae STE18 (YJR086W); ancestral locus Anc_7.455), with protein MEEAHRQQQLSTRIQLLKLKRLNELNNNLRNELSRERITASNACLTIINYCNNTRDYTLPEVWGYPQPGENHFRYNGGNRPRQVVAQQSQDTCCTIV; from the coding sequence ATGGAGGAGGCACAcaggcagcagcagttATCCACAAGGATTCAATTGCTCAAACTGAAAAGACTCAACGAGTTGAACAACAATCTCCGCAATGAACTGTCAAGGGAAAGAATCACCGCTTCAAACGCCTGCCTTACAATCATAAACTACTGTAATAACACAAGGGATTACACTCTCCCAGAGGTATGGGGGTACCCGCAGCCGGGGGAGAACCATTTTAGGTACAACGGGGGGAACAGGCCGCGTCAGGTGGTGGCACAGCAGTCCCAGGACACTTGTTGCACCATCGTTTGA
- the YRB2 gene encoding Yrb2p (similar to Saccharomyces cerevisiae YRB2 (YIL063C); ancestral locus Anc_7.253) — MSEEKHEKLGAGEVDGEESPKKRCRDESSSEGTSSRDETDVAKESQDTEKQPPKKLKLAQEDEQVVEEPTEKPKFVFGAATSFGSGFKMVNKDSEASPDSSAQKEDTVEAEKKELRTKPFAFGSKFSFGSGFNVLKKTEGTPETGDNTPHESSPENKSGVSGDERSSTAPPADKEEHLKLHKQDVQTGEENETCVYQTNAKLFQLQDIKSGWKERGFGAVKINKNDATGKYRLLMRARGVLKAIMNLPIVKGYTVEKGFGGSLQGERFIRILAVDGNNKPITYALKTHSEDIANDLYDHIKEVLK; from the coding sequence ATGAGTGAGGAGAAACATGAGAAACTGGGGGCGGGGGAGGTCGACGGTGAAGAGTCACCAAAGAAGAGATGCAGGGATGAGTCCAGCAGCGAGGGCACGTCGAGCAGGGATGAGACGGACGTAGCGAAGGAATCTCAAGATACAGAGAAGCAACCGcccaagaaactgaagcTGGCGCAGGAAGATGAACAAGTTGTGGAAGAGCCTACGGAAAAGCCCAAGTTCGTGTTTGGGGCAGCGACAAGTTTCGGATCAGGGTTCAAGATGGTCAATAAGGACTCAGAGGCGTCACCAGACTCGTCTGCCCAGAAAGAGGATACAGTAGAAgcggagaagaaggaactCCGGACGAAACCGTTTGCGTTTGGGTCCAAGTTCTCCTTCGGTAGTGGGTTTAAcgtgttgaagaaaacagaAGGCACACCAGAGACTGGAGACAACACCCCGCACGAATCGTCCCCAGAGAATAAATCAGGGGTGAGCGGCGACGAGCGGTCTAGTACCGCTCCACCAGCAGACAAAGAGGAGCATTTGAAGTTGCACAAACAGGACGTTCAAACTGGTGAGGAAAACGAAACTTGTGTCTACCAGACGAACGCGAAATTGTTCCAACTACAGGATATCAAGAGCGGATGGAAGGAGAGAGGGTTCGGCGCAGTTAAGATCAATAAAAACGACGCCACAGGTAAGTACCGGCTTCTGATGAGAGCAAGAGGGGTTTTAAAGGCTATAATGAACCTGCCCATAGTCAAAGGCTACACAGTGGAGAAGGGGTTCGGCGGATCTCTGCAGGGCGAAAGGTTTATAAGAATCCTTGCCGTTGACGGAAATAACAAGCCCATCACATATGCATTGAAGACTCACAGTGAAGACATCGCTAACGATCTTTATGATCACATCAAGGAGGTACTCAAATAG
- the TMH11 gene encoding Tmh11p (similar to Saccharomyces cerevisiae YJR085C; ancestral locus Anc_7.454) has protein sequence MDHPAKVLCLLCSVGGVIGYARKGSVPSIVAGVTLGVSYGISAYLLHKNADWGLEIAIASSTVLAVAGVVRGVPSRFTKPVPCILTLLGSLGTAYYVYKYSQFYR, from the coding sequence ATGGACCATCCGGCGAAAGTTTTATGTCTGCTGTGCAGTGTAGGGGGTGTAATTGGGTACGCTCGCAAGGGGAGTGTCCCGTCGATCGTAGCCGGTGTCACCCTCGGTGTATCGTACGGGATCTCCGCGTACCTGTTACATAAGAACGCTGACTGGGGGTTAGAGATTGCGATTGCAAGTTCTACGGTGTTGGCtgttgctggtgttgtGCGTGGTGTGCCCAGCCGGTTCACGAAACCCGTCCCCTGTATACTGACTTTGCTAGGATCTCTAGGGACTGCGTATTACGTCTACAAATACTCTCAATTCTACCGGTAG
- the KNAG0D01470 gene encoding uncharacterized protein (similar to Saccharomyces cerevisiae ERV2 (YPR037C); ancestral locus Anc_7.456), translating into MLLRNRRKLFSLCIAAICVGVVYLALTGGERTFFANEVLRRKGPQDSTVSAVAAVAEKVKESTQNKDMDKETEKKNKKKKKKSKATSPQDTKKFSGIMPSMPDQQAKEELGRASWKYFHTLLARYPDHPTPQERKKLEEFIRLYAELYPCGECSYHFVKMLEKYPPQTSSRLVAAMWGCHVHNVVNEYLKKDIYDCSTILEDYDCGCGDDPVPDEDTAISAR; encoded by the coding sequence TGCAATTTGCGTTGGCGTTGTATACCTTGCCCTTACTGGGGGTGAGAGGACtttttttgcaaatgaGGTTTTAAGGCGGAAGGGACCGCAGGACTCTACCGTATCTGCGGTAGCAGCTGTAGCCGAGAAGGTGAAGGAGTCAACTCAGAACAAAGACATGGACAAAGAGAccgagaagaagaacaagaagaagaagaagaagagcaaggCGACTTCGCCGCAAGATACCAAGAAATTTTCTGGGATCATGCCGTCGATGCCTGATCAACAGGCGAAGGAGGAGCTCGGGAGAGCGTCGTGGAAGTACTTCCACACCTTGCTGGCGCGGTACCCTGACCATCCCACCCCACAGGAGAGAAAGAAGTTAGAGGAGTTTATCCGGCTCTACGCTGAACTGTACCCTTGCGGCGAGTGTTCGTACCATTTCGTGAAGATGTTGGAGAAGTATCCTCCACAGACGTCGAGCAGGCTGGTTGCTGCGATGTGGGGGTGTCATGTGCACAACGTCGTGAacgagtacttgaagaaagacATATACGATTGCTCGACTATATTAGAGGACTACGATTGTGGGTGCGGTGACGATCCCGTCCCTGACGAAGACACCGCGATCTCTGCTCGTTAG
- the AIM24 gene encoding Aim24p (similar to Saccharomyces cerevisiae YJR080C; ancestral locus Anc_7.446), which translates to MIRYTFKRQLCTTLRRYQSVVAGTAGGGQEGVRGAIQLINSPPTMAAVTVTADVPVFVRRGCLVSVHSPGSSAVKQLKLSKEFLDLWSSLIKYASIRGSIYYKLSLPRGSSPCKLLVSTNNCLNKNFQTTLYQLKLDGTKDWNIHGSDSIVAFERNTSLEVKSSVQYLNFRKYKNGNNFTVVKGRGNLLINGVGSIVKVDLKTPQDELLVNYRNLLGISGSTQLDINQSINNRVLTATGGDSSGLYKPQQLPNWRNSLEGVWDYTATLTQNCLSWITYRYRTWRHGYPVNFIAVRGPRSLLLQSFNNTMTGSISDYSIEEQQMILSDEVVALNNENKAEDSTGNPKYWNVYVQQNGRIDFKPTNSFLSRDK; encoded by the coding sequence ATGATTAGGTACACGTTCAAGAGGCAATTGTGTACTACGTTGCGAAGGTACCAAAGCGTGGTGGCGGGGACTGCCGGTGGTGGCCAGGAGGGTGTTCGAGGGGCAATCCAGTTGATCAATTCTCCACCGACGATGGCTGCTGTCACTGTCACCGCAGACGTGCCCGTATTTGTGAGAAGAGGGTGTCTTGTTTCAGTGCATTCCCCAGGCTCCTCTGCTGTCAAGCAACTGAAATTGTCCAAGGAGTTCTTGGATCTGTGGTCGAGTTTGATCAAGTACGCTTCCATCCGTGGATCCATCTACTACAAGTTATCGCTTCCTAGAGGTTCTTCCCCCTGTAAGTTGCTCGTTTCGACAAACAACTGTCTGAacaaaaactttcaaactACCCTGTACCAGCTTAAATTGGACGGTACCAAAGACTGGAATATACACGGTTCCGACTCAATAGTAGCGTTTGAACGAAACACGTCGCTAGAAGTGAAATCCTCTGTGCAGTATCTCAATTTCCGGAAATACAAGAATGGGAACAACTTTACCGTAGTCAAGGGTAGGGGCAATCTGCTCATCAATGGGGTTGGGTCTATTGTCAAAGTGGACCTGAAGACACCGCAGGATGAATTACTGGTCAACTACAGGAACCTGCTCGGGATCAGCGGGTCGACTCAGTTGGATATCAACCAATCCATAAACAACCGTGTCCTGACTGCCACAGGAGGGGACTCCTCTGGCCTGTACAAACCTCAACAGCTGCCAAATTGGCGCAACAGTCTAGAGGGGGTCTGGGACTACACAGCAACACTTACCCAAAATTGCTTGAGTTGGATCACTTACCGGTACAGAACGTGGAGACATGGATACCCTGTGAATTTTATTGCGGTGAGGGGCCCCCGCTCCCTTCTGCTGCAAAGCTTCAACAACACGATGACGGGCAGCATCTCCGATTACAGTATTGAGGAACAACAGATGATTCTGAGCGATGAAGTTGTCGCATTGAACAATGAGAACAAAGCTGAGGACAGCACCGGCAACCCGAAATACTGGAATGTATATGTGCAGCAAAATGGCCGTATAGACTTTAAACCCACGAACAGCTTTCTTTCAAGGGACAAGTAG
- the EAF6 gene encoding Eaf6p (similar to Saccharomyces cerevisiae EAF6 (YJR082C); ancestral locus Anc_7.447), producing MEEDPLKQYEQLKSDLSEALKQRRQYEDELDALQQEIYDKETEYFTSTTYISSLTSKPLYIPGNIIKGFEGFSKAQHHSGGSNSAANDYHGGIPNEDRIFSLSSAAFQPKLPHNTNQQPPSQQETNVQATQSNDSNGG from the coding sequence ATGGAAGAGGACCCGCTGAAGCAATACGAGCAATTGAAGTCCGACCTGTCAGAGGCTCTCAAGCAGCGGAGACAGTACGAGGACGAGTTGGATGCGTTGCAGCAAGAGATCTACGATAAAGAGACGGAATATTTCACCTCGACCACGTACATCAGTTCCCTGACGAGCAAACCGCTATACATCCCCGGAAATATCATTAAGGGATTCGAAGGGTTCTCCAAAGCACAGCACCACAGCGGCGGGTCCAACTCCGCCGCGAACGACTACCACGGCGGGATCCCGAACGAGGACAGAATCTTCTCGTTGTCCAGCGCAGCGTTCCAGCCAAAACTGCCACACAACACAAACCAACAACCACCGTCCCAGCAGGAGACCAATGTACAAGCAACACAGAGTAACGACTCCAATGGCGGCTAG